From the genome of Bacillus sp. 2205SS5-2:
AATCGATGTTGGTCGAGGATGAAATTGATATTGAATCTTTAAGAAAAGCTGCTCGAGATTGGTTCCAACTTCAATTTGGGGAGGTTTTGCCGAAACTCAGTCTCAAAGTGTCACAAAAGGCTCAAACTCAATCGATAAATGAACCGAAAACACAAGAAGAGAAACTGATTCACTATTTAGAAATCACCTCTCCTCGTGAACTACTTATCGATCTTTCAAATGGAGCAGAAGCGACGACAAGTGATCTTCAAATTGTAGAAGGCGTCATCATGAATCAAAAGCTTCCAGTTGGAGTGGTGAATGTACTGATTCACTATGTGATGCTCAGAACAGATATGAAGTTGTCTAAAGGGTATGTTGAGAAAATTGCTTCCCATTGGTCGAGAAAAAACATTTCGACAGTGAAAGAAGCGATGGATTTAGCTAAAAAAGAACATCGTCAATATTTGGAATGGGCTCAAGGGAAAAAGGGCAATGCAACTTCGAGGAAAAAACCAGTTCGTACGGAAAAGTTGCCTGATTGGTTTGAGGAAAATAATTCTGCTGCAGAAAATGAACCAAAAGAGAAGGAAGCATCGTTTGATTTTGAAACCGAAAAGAAAAAGCTTGAGGAAGAGCTTAAAAAGTATAAAAAGTAGGAGGTTGCTATGGAACCGATTAATAAGACTTTAAAAAAATTAGCTTCTTCTCCCAAATTTCAACAAACATACAATCAGATGAAAGATGAAATTTTGGCAGATGACGATGTTCAACGTTTTCTGAAAGAGCACTCAGCAAGAATTTCACCCCCAACAGTTGAGAAGGGGTTAATGAAACTTTATGAGTACACCTCTCAAGAAAAACAATGTCAAGGATGTCCGAGCTTAGAGGACTGTGAAAATATGATGCCAGGATTCGAACCAGAGCTATTTATGCGAGGAGAAGTTATCGACATAAATTACCGAGCATGCCCAAGGAAAATAGTGCATGATGAGCGAAGTAAGATGGAAAAGCTTATACAAAGCATTTATGTTCCTAAAGATATATTACATGCCACTTTTTCAAGTATTGATTTGGATACTCCTACTCGGTTAAGAGCGGCAAAAGCAGCTAAGGATTTTGTCGAATCCTATTCTTCTCAAAAGAATGGCAAGGGTCTATATTTTTACGGAAAATTCGGAGTAGGGAAATCGTATTTACTTGGAGCTATTGCTAATGAGCTTGCAGAAAAGCAAATATCTTCGTTAATTGTCTACATACCTGAGTTCTTTCGTGAAATGAAACAGTCGTTACAAGATCAAAGCGTAAATGAAAAGCTAAAGAAGATTAAGTCAGCTCCAATACTGATGCTCGATGACATCGGGGCAGAATCGATGTCTAGTTGGGCTCGTGACGATATATTAGGAACGATTCTTCAATACCGGATGCTTGAAAATTTACCAACATTCTTTTCATCAAATTTCGATTTTGAGGGTCTTAAACATCACTTAACATATTCTCAAAGAGGAGAAGAAGAAAAAATGAAAGCCGCTCGAATTATGGAACGAATTAAATATTTGGCGACACCAGTTAATTTAGATGGACCAAATCGTCGTGAGTTATAGGCTATCATATAAAGATAGCTTTTTTTTTTGCAATCTTTAAATCCACTTCTAAAAAAGTCAAGCTCTCCATATATTGATAGCAAGGAATTAGGTTAGTTGTATCAACCTAGTTCTTAAGATTCGTAGCCTTCAGTGCATTGTGCTGCTTCACAGAATATGAAGGAACTCTTAGCATACCTTTAGACTGGGAAAAGGAGGGAAGAAAATGTTAGAAATTCTCTTCAAACTAGAAAGCGATGGAAAAGCGCTTCAGAAATGCTTACAAGGCCAAGGTATATCTTCTGAGATACATACAACACTCTTTCAAAATCAAACACATTTTTTAGTGACTTTTCAATTGGAGGAAAGGGCAAAAGAAGCGTTGAAAACATTTATACTAGATGTAAAACGAAAAGATTGGTCTTCTTTCTTTTTGACCGATTCTTTTTATTTTCATGATGAAAATGAGCATGAACAAATTCTTCAAATTGTTTTAGAAATGTTTAGCGGAGAAAGAGTAGAACTTGTATCACTTTTAAACGAATGGGATGAGGACACCTTTATTTATCAAGCGATAGACCTGCTCTTAACAGGGAGAGAACCGGTATCATTTGATACTTTTGTAAAATTTCGACTTAAGCGCTATCAAAATCGTCTGCTTCAATATATTGAACTTGCGATAGATGAATACAAAATGGAGCAGGATTATCAAATGTTCATTCATACACTTCGAGACTACATTTCAACGAAAAAAGAAGAGCTTCATCATATTCATTTATATCTATATAACCACGAATCATTTTTCTATAATGAGGCTTTTAGGGAAATGAAAAGAGAAGAACTTCTTTCTAAGATGGATAAAAGGCTCTTGGTCAACCATCCTCTTTATATTGATTCCGTGACCATTGCTCCTCTTTTATCATTGGCTCCGAAAAAAATTTATCTCTATTTTAATCAAGAAGAGAATGGACTTGTGCGTACCATCCAAAAAATTTTTGAGGAAAGGGTTGTTATTCTTCCCTCTTCTGAGTTGCTTTCGAATTTTGAGGGGAACGGAAAAGGCGTTGTGAATGAGTAAATCGCAATAATTATTTACCTTTTACCCCCGTATGAAAATGAGGAGTATGAAAATTATTTATTTTTTCTTGATTTCTTCATCGTAACCTAATATAATAACCTACATATTATAAACTAGAGGTTATGATGAGGATATGGACGACTGGGTACGATTTTTAGAGAGGGAAGACTAGGCTGAAAACTTCCTAATACGACTTAAGCGTTTACCACCTCTAAACTTCAACCGTGAACGAAGAACTGTTTTGGAGAAGACACCATGCACTTTTTCTTCCACTAATGGTTGACGGCCGCAGCCGTTATCTGATCTGGAGACGTTATTTTGTTTGTTTTTTCAACAAAAACGTAAAGTAGGGTGGAACCACGATTACTTATTCTAAAAGATAAGCTTCGTCCCTTCATGCAAATGAAGGGATGAGGCTTTTTTTATTTTATTTTTATAAGGAGTGAAGAACATGTCAGAAGTAGTAAAGATAACTTTTCCTGACGGTGCGGTGAAGGAGTTTTCAAAAGGAACAACAACTGAAGACATTGCCGCTTCTATCAGCCCAGGATTAAAGAAAAAGTCGATTGCAGGAAAATTAAATGGTGAATTGATTGACTTGCGTAGGCCCATTTTAGAAGATGGAAAAGTCGAAATTGTAACAGTTGGATCAGACGATTCATTAGAAATTCTTCGCCATAGTACAGCTCATTTAATGGCTCAAGCAATCAAACGTTTATATAAAAACGTGAAATTGGGAGTCGGTCCTGTTATTGAAGGAGGATTCTATTATGATATTGATGCTGAAGAAACATTAACATCTGAGGATCTAGAGAGCATTGAAAAAGAAATGAAGAAAATTGTCAATGAAAATGTACTGATTGAACGAAAAGAAGTCTCTCGTGATGAAGCAAAGGCAATGTTCGAAAAAATTGATGATGAATACAAATTAGAACTGTTAGAAGCAATTCCTGCAAATGAAGCTGTCTCTATTTATTCCCAAGGTGAGTTTTTTGATTTATGTCGTGGAGTACATGTACCATCAACTGGAAAAATTAAAGAATATAAATTATTGAGTCTAGCAGGTGCTTATTGGCGCGGGAATAGTGACAATAAAATGCTGCAACGTATTTACGGAACAGCTTTCTTCAAAAAAGAGGACTTAGCTGAACATCTTCGACTCTTAGATGAGGCGAAGGAGCGCGACCATCGTAAAATTGGGAAAGAATTGAATCTTTTCACAAATTCGCAAAAAGTAGGTCAAGGTTTGCCGCTTTGGTTACCTAAAGGTGCAACAGTTCGTCGCATGATTGAGCGTTACATTGTCGATAAAGAAGAGCGTCTAGGCTATGATCATGTCTATACTCCGGTCCTTGGAAGTGTGGATCTTTATAAAACAAGTGGACATTGGGATCATTATCAAGAAAATATGTTTCCGGTGATGGATATGGATAATGAACAATTAGTTCTTCGTCCGATGAATTGTCCACATCATATGATGATTTATAAAAATGGCATTCATAGCTATCGTGAGTTGCCTATCCGAATCGCCGAGCTTGGCACAATGCACCGTTATGAAATGTCGGGAGCATTATCTGGTTTGCAACGCGTTCGCGGGATGACATTAAATGATGCACATATTTTCGTTCGTCCTGATCAAATCAAGGAAGAGTTTAAACGTGTTGTTTTGTTAGTGATGGAAGTGTATAAAGACTTTGATTTAAAAGACTATTCATTCCGTCTCTCCTACCGAGATCCGGCAGATACTGAAAAATATTTTGATGATGATGATATGTGGAA
Proteins encoded in this window:
- the dnaI gene encoding primosomal protein DnaI, which gives rise to MEPINKTLKKLASSPKFQQTYNQMKDEILADDDVQRFLKEHSARISPPTVEKGLMKLYEYTSQEKQCQGCPSLEDCENMMPGFEPELFMRGEVIDINYRACPRKIVHDERSKMEKLIQSIYVPKDILHATFSSIDLDTPTRLRAAKAAKDFVESYSSQKNGKGLYFYGKFGVGKSYLLGAIANELAEKQISSLIVYIPEFFREMKQSLQDQSVNEKLKKIKSAPILMLDDIGAESMSSWARDDILGTILQYRMLENLPTFFSSNFDFEGLKHHLTYSQRGEEEKMKAARIMERIKYLATPVNLDGPNRREL
- a CDS encoding putative sporulation protein YtxC codes for the protein MLEILFKLESDGKALQKCLQGQGISSEIHTTLFQNQTHFLVTFQLEERAKEALKTFILDVKRKDWSSFFLTDSFYFHDENEHEQILQIVLEMFSGERVELVSLLNEWDEDTFIYQAIDLLLTGREPVSFDTFVKFRLKRYQNRLLQYIELAIDEYKMEQDYQMFIHTLRDYISTKKEELHHIHLYLYNHESFFYNEAFREMKREELLSKMDKRLLVNHPLYIDSVTIAPLLSLAPKKIYLYFNQEENGLVRTIQKIFEERVVILPSSELLSNFEGNGKGVVNE
- the thrS gene encoding threonine--tRNA ligase, with the protein product MSEVVKITFPDGAVKEFSKGTTTEDIAASISPGLKKKSIAGKLNGELIDLRRPILEDGKVEIVTVGSDDSLEILRHSTAHLMAQAIKRLYKNVKLGVGPVIEGGFYYDIDAEETLTSEDLESIEKEMKKIVNENVLIERKEVSRDEAKAMFEKIDDEYKLELLEAIPANEAVSIYSQGEFFDLCRGVHVPSTGKIKEYKLLSLAGAYWRGNSDNKMLQRIYGTAFFKKEDLAEHLRLLDEAKERDHRKIGKELNLFTNSQKVGQGLPLWLPKGATVRRMIERYIVDKEERLGYDHVYTPVLGSVDLYKTSGHWDHYQENMFPVMDMDNEQLVLRPMNCPHHMMIYKNGIHSYRELPIRIAELGTMHRYEMSGALSGLQRVRGMTLNDAHIFVRPDQIKEEFKRVVLLVMEVYKDFDLKDYSFRLSYRDPADTEKYFDDDDMWNKAQIMIKEAMDELDLQYIEAEGEAAFYGPKLDVQVKTALGKEETLSTVQLDFLLPERFDLTYVGEDGKQHRPVVIHRGVVSTMERFVAFLIEEYKGAFPTWLAPVQVQVIPVSPEVHFDYAKEVQEQLRAQGIRAELDSRDEKIGYKIREAQVQKVPYMLVVGDNEINDKAVNVRKYGEQKSETVLFEDFKQMISAEVVK